The proteins below are encoded in one region of Bremerella sp. P1:
- a CDS encoding cytochrome-c peroxidase, whose amino-acid sequence MPLPFKPLTYLLSVFALLAGTQVAMAQGLLGFPLGPEQETLDPMEQLGRELFNDTNLSTPAGQGCVTCHAPEVGFVSPNFFVNQFFGPHFGAIPHRFGPRKPPSAAYAGDSPDLRFVADPAFAVNWEGGVFWDGRAAGQLPLYPESDDSPEYDPLAEQALFPFLNPVEQNIANEKIVVRKVAFSRYRRLFLQVWGEGSLDFQDKEVVSRAYDRIVTSIAAFERSSEVNPYSSKFDAWLAGEAELTEQEKLGLWLFENPFDGRSLLEPNEERTPFPRGNQGKGRCGICHSEQPGPNDEPPLFTDFAYHNLGLPKNLNNPFYFMPRRFNPDGRDFIDRGLAPTLETLGQPANWTPSGDITTWQEEIDNAEGRHKTPTLRNVNKRPFPGFVKAYMHHGGLKSMDEVVHFYNTRDVPEEGWGPPEVDFGNITGGIVGDLGMTEEEEAAIVAFMATLSDGYRPPSSRPQLPQLPPIFQFPFP is encoded by the coding sequence ATGCCACTTCCATTTAAGCCACTTACGTACTTGCTGAGTGTTTTCGCACTCTTGGCTGGTACCCAGGTAGCCATGGCCCAAGGGCTCTTGGGCTTTCCGCTAGGTCCTGAGCAGGAAACACTCGATCCTATGGAACAACTCGGTCGCGAGTTGTTCAACGACACCAATCTCTCGACGCCAGCTGGACAAGGCTGCGTTACTTGCCATGCGCCTGAAGTTGGGTTTGTCAGCCCGAACTTCTTTGTGAATCAGTTTTTTGGTCCCCACTTCGGCGCGATACCTCATCGTTTCGGTCCTCGTAAGCCGCCGTCGGCCGCCTATGCGGGTGACTCTCCTGACTTGCGATTCGTCGCTGATCCGGCGTTCGCCGTGAACTGGGAAGGGGGCGTTTTCTGGGATGGTCGCGCTGCTGGCCAGTTGCCACTGTATCCCGAGTCGGACGATAGCCCTGAGTACGATCCACTTGCCGAACAAGCGTTGTTTCCCTTCTTGAATCCTGTCGAGCAGAACATTGCCAACGAAAAGATCGTTGTTCGCAAGGTAGCCTTCTCGCGCTATCGCCGCCTGTTCCTGCAGGTTTGGGGTGAAGGTTCACTTGACTTCCAGGACAAGGAAGTGGTTTCACGGGCCTACGATCGGATTGTCACGTCGATCGCCGCGTTTGAACGATCGAGCGAGGTGAATCCATACAGCTCGAAGTTCGATGCCTGGCTTGCAGGCGAGGCCGAACTTACCGAGCAGGAAAAGCTTGGTCTATGGCTGTTCGAGAATCCATTTGATGGTCGATCGTTGCTAGAGCCTAACGAAGAGAGGACTCCGTTCCCGCGTGGAAATCAGGGCAAGGGACGCTGTGGTATTTGCCACTCCGAACAACCTGGTCCCAACGACGAGCCACCCTTGTTCACCGACTTCGCTTACCACAACTTGGGACTGCCGAAGAACCTGAACAATCCGTTCTACTTCATGCCGCGCCGGTTTAATCCTGATGGTCGCGATTTCATCGATCGCGGTTTGGCTCCCACCCTAGAGACCCTTGGCCAACCCGCCAACTGGACACCGTCGGGCGACATTACTACCTGGCAGGAGGAAATCGACAACGCCGAAGGCCGGCACAAGACGCCGACCCTGCGGAACGTCAACAAACGTCCTTTCCCAGGATTCGTCAAAGCTTATATGCACCACGGCGGGCTAAAGTCGATGGATGAAGTCGTCCACTTCTACAACACGCGTGACGTGCCGGAAGAAGGATGGGGACCACCGGAGGTCGACTTCGGTAACATCACCGGCGGTATCGTCGGCGACTTGGGAATGACTGAGGAAGAAGAAGCGGCAATCGTAGCCTTCATGGCGACACTGTCGGATGGGTATCGTCCGCCTAGTTCGCGTCCTCAGTTGCCACAGCTACCACCGATCTTTCAGTTTCCTTTCCCATAA
- a CDS encoding cytochrome-c peroxidase → MMLRRFAMLFVLTGFLAALSMTSEGLAQAPPTIEDVEDLGLELFFDENLSIPKKQACVTCHSPDTGFTSSDSDANEIFGIHPGAIKPRFGARKPPSAAYAGQAGPLRRVPPAPFVFIEWEGGTFWDGRATGHKELDPSVAILGLSNKDILAEQALAPFLSEVEQNVQDKQKVIKAVARGEYADLFKKVWGEDSLDYKDPEVVEKSYDKLVIAIAAFERSDGVNPFTSKFDYWLKGQATLTADELEGLALFEGQGACAGCHLSGRDPNNPPLFTDFAYHNLGLPKNPDNPFYSMPKKINPDGADFIDRGLAKTLEDLHADGKLVPLLLPGDVPEDIIADEEGKFKTPTLRNVTRRPYPEFVKSYMHNGIFKSMEEVVEFYNKRDQLFPASVAEVPQTRIPPFAPPVNMGLTDEQEAKIVLFLHTLEDGYQP, encoded by the coding sequence ATGATGTTACGGCGTTTTGCGATGCTATTTGTGCTGACCGGGTTTCTGGCAGCACTCTCGATGACAAGTGAGGGGCTGGCACAAGCTCCTCCGACGATTGAAGATGTGGAAGACTTAGGTCTAGAGCTCTTCTTCGACGAGAACTTGTCGATTCCGAAAAAGCAAGCCTGTGTAACGTGTCATAGCCCTGACACAGGCTTTACAAGTTCCGATTCCGATGCCAACGAGATATTCGGAATTCACCCAGGGGCAATTAAACCACGGTTCGGTGCGCGTAAGCCGCCATCGGCAGCTTATGCTGGCCAGGCTGGACCGCTACGTCGTGTTCCCCCGGCACCTTTTGTCTTCATCGAGTGGGAAGGCGGGACGTTTTGGGATGGCCGTGCTACCGGGCATAAGGAATTGGATCCGAGTGTCGCCATCCTTGGTCTATCGAACAAAGATATCTTGGCTGAACAAGCGTTGGCTCCATTTCTGAGTGAAGTGGAACAGAACGTTCAGGACAAGCAAAAAGTCATCAAGGCAGTTGCCAGAGGTGAATACGCCGACCTCTTCAAAAAGGTTTGGGGCGAAGACTCGCTTGATTACAAAGATCCTGAAGTGGTCGAGAAGTCCTACGATAAGCTCGTGATTGCGATCGCTGCGTTTGAACGTTCGGACGGCGTCAACCCCTTCACCTCCAAGTTTGATTATTGGCTCAAGGGTCAAGCGACATTAACCGCTGACGAGTTGGAAGGACTCGCATTGTTCGAAGGGCAAGGCGCGTGTGCTGGTTGCCACCTTAGTGGACGAGATCCAAACAACCCTCCTCTTTTCACGGACTTTGCCTACCACAACCTTGGCTTGCCGAAGAACCCGGACAATCCGTTCTACTCCATGCCCAAGAAGATCAATCCAGATGGAGCTGACTTCATTGATCGTGGTCTCGCCAAGACGTTGGAGGACCTGCACGCCGATGGCAAACTCGTCCCGCTGCTGTTGCCTGGCGACGTGCCGGAAGACATCATTGCCGATGAGGAAGGCAAGTTTAAGACGCCAACGCTACGAAATGTTACGCGACGTCCCTATCCAGAGTTCGTGAAGTCGTATATGCACAATGGCATCTTCAAATCGATGGAAGAAGTCGTCGAGTTCTACAACAAGCGGGATCAATTGTTCCCGGCTTCAGTGGCTGAAGTGCCGCAGACGAGAATTCCTCCGTTCGCGCCGCCCGTGAACATGGGACTAACGGACGAACAAGAAGCGAAGATTGTCCTCTTCCTGCATACGCTGGAAGATGGATACCAACCTTAA
- the rsmH gene encoding 16S rRNA (cytosine(1402)-N(4))-methyltransferase RsmH, whose translation MAAPTVHIPVLPAEVLEWLDPQPGKILVDGTLGGGGHTRMMAERLGDKGFVVSVDRDVIALQRAEETLVGLPVKIAHANFVEIPKILDSLDIDLVDGILLDLGLSSDQLADRERGFSFESDGPLDLRFDLRDKKTAADLVNHLKEKDLADLIYQNGEERLSRRIAKKICHIRKETPFITAKQLADVVVSCYPPVAGSGRGRIHPATRTFQALRIAVNRELSSLETALETLPDRLKPGGRLAIISFHSLEDRPVKQAFLDDPRLKRLTKKPITASDEEIRQNPRSRTAKLRVAERV comes from the coding sequence ATGGCCGCACCTACCGTTCACATTCCTGTTCTACCGGCAGAAGTCCTCGAGTGGCTTGACCCGCAGCCTGGGAAAATCCTGGTCGATGGCACCCTCGGCGGCGGTGGGCACACACGGATGATGGCCGAAAGACTCGGCGACAAGGGCTTTGTCGTTTCGGTTGATCGCGACGTTATCGCGTTGCAGCGGGCAGAAGAAACCCTGGTCGGACTTCCCGTAAAGATCGCACACGCCAACTTCGTCGAGATCCCCAAGATTCTCGATTCGCTCGATATCGACCTGGTCGACGGCATTCTGCTCGACCTGGGGCTATCGAGCGATCAACTGGCCGATCGTGAACGCGGCTTCAGCTTCGAGTCGGACGGGCCTCTCGATCTACGGTTCGATCTGCGTGACAAGAAAACGGCGGCGGACCTGGTCAATCATCTGAAAGAGAAGGACCTGGCCGACCTGATCTACCAGAATGGCGAAGAACGCCTAAGCCGGCGAATTGCCAAGAAGATTTGCCACATTCGCAAAGAAACACCGTTTATCACCGCCAAGCAGTTGGCGGACGTGGTCGTCAGTTGTTACCCACCCGTGGCTGGAAGTGGCCGCGGCAGAATCCACCCCGCCACGCGGACGTTTCAGGCCCTGCGGATCGCCGTGAACCGCGAGCTCTCGTCGCTGGAGACTGCGTTGGAAACGCTGCCGGATCGCTTGAAACCGGGTGGTCGCCTGGCCATCATCAGCTTCCACTCGCTGGAAGACCGACCAGTGAAGCAAGCGTTTCTCGATGACCCACGCCTCAAGCGGCTCACGAAGAAGCCCATCACGGCCAGCGATGAAGAGATTCGCCAAAACCCCCGTAGCCGAACCGCCAAACTGCGTGTGGCAGAACGCGTGTAG
- a CDS encoding glycosyltransferase, giving the protein MSEAPKRILIVTTELGMGGAERCVANVACRLDPARYEVHVVALAPPPEPPKDALVRQLEAAEIPLNFLGCRTKWQLLSAIDRLKRIICKTKPDVVWSFLFHANIVAAMATRAVDIHRLQSLRVIEQGSWRRRFQSWAAQRADRVLCVSEGVRQFAAETLRVPESKLLVIPNGIDIDVIQPTTYAEPVDRKHRIIAVGRLDEQKGFDWLIFRLAELLREKPDWELVIVGDGQQLPELLMQVESEGLNESVRLVGWQDDLPSWFRESEIYALSSRWEGMPNALIEAMAHGLPVIATDVEGVGELLSGDLAQQRVTHEEMPEAETLLRRMMEDAALRQQLGQANRQQVEAHFSLHQMIQSYETMLDDVISTSPTQR; this is encoded by the coding sequence ATGTCTGAAGCCCCCAAACGCATTTTGATTGTCACCACGGAACTGGGCATGGGGGGTGCCGAACGATGTGTGGCCAACGTGGCCTGCCGTCTCGATCCGGCCAGGTACGAGGTGCACGTCGTGGCGCTCGCACCACCGCCAGAGCCACCCAAAGACGCGTTGGTTCGGCAGCTTGAAGCGGCTGAGATACCGCTCAACTTTCTGGGTTGTCGCACCAAGTGGCAGCTCCTTTCTGCCATCGATCGGTTGAAACGCATCATCTGCAAGACCAAGCCGGACGTCGTTTGGAGCTTTCTTTTCCACGCCAATATCGTCGCCGCGATGGCGACTCGTGCAGTGGACATCCATCGGCTGCAATCGCTGCGGGTCATCGAACAAGGGAGCTGGCGACGTCGGTTTCAATCGTGGGCGGCCCAGCGTGCTGATCGCGTGCTGTGCGTCAGCGAAGGTGTTCGTCAGTTCGCAGCCGAGACACTTCGTGTGCCTGAGTCGAAGTTGCTGGTCATACCCAACGGCATCGATATCGACGTGATCCAGCCAACGACCTACGCCGAGCCGGTCGACCGCAAGCACCGGATCATCGCCGTGGGGCGTCTCGATGAGCAAAAGGGATTCGATTGGTTGATCTTTCGACTTGCTGAGCTGCTGCGTGAGAAGCCTGATTGGGAACTCGTGATCGTCGGAGACGGTCAGCAGCTTCCAGAATTGTTGATGCAAGTCGAATCGGAGGGGCTGAATGAATCGGTTCGGCTTGTTGGATGGCAGGACGACCTCCCGAGTTGGTTTCGCGAGAGTGAGATCTATGCTCTCAGTTCCCGCTGGGAGGGGATGCCCAATGCATTGATCGAAGCCATGGCACACGGCTTACCGGTGATCGCTACGGACGTGGAAGGCGTTGGTGAACTCCTTTCCGGCGATCTCGCTCAGCAAAGGGTCACCCACGAGGAGATGCCCGAGGCCGAAACGCTACTTCGCCGAATGATGGAAGACGCAGCACTCCGCCAGCAGCTAGGGCAAGCCAATCGCCAACAGGTCGAAGCACACTTCTCCCTTCACCAAATGATCCAGTCTTACGAAACCATGCTGGACGACGTAATTTCCACCTCGCCCACGCAACGCTAG
- the queA gene encoding tRNA preQ1(34) S-adenosylmethionine ribosyltransferase-isomerase QueA, whose product MTNIDQYDYHLPSDLIAQQPLEKRTDARLLVVNRQTQEILHQHVRDLPEFLNSGDCLVLNNTKVVPARLMGRRANTGGRWQGLFVETDPQGNWLVLAKTRGKIQPGEKVILENREAREDTELELLANLGGGQWAVKPLTEESPFEVLERVGRVPLPHYIRGGEMMPEDWKDYQTVFAENPGAVAAPTAGLHFTHELLNKISAQGVDRQFVTLHVGMGTFRPIGVDNINEHEMHFEYGEINQATVDRLKEVKANGGRVVSVGTTATRVLETAAASGTLEPWMGKTNLFIRPPYQFKAVDVLLTNFHLPKSTLLILVRTFGGDELLRQAYREAINEEYRFYSYGDAMLIL is encoded by the coding sequence ATGACCAATATCGACCAGTACGACTACCATCTTCCTTCCGATTTGATTGCGCAGCAACCTTTGGAGAAAAGGACCGACGCGCGGCTGTTGGTCGTTAATCGTCAGACACAGGAAATCTTGCACCAGCATGTGCGGGACCTGCCGGAGTTTCTAAATTCTGGCGACTGCCTGGTACTGAACAACACGAAAGTCGTACCGGCCCGATTGATGGGAAGGCGAGCCAACACCGGCGGTCGCTGGCAAGGGCTGTTTGTCGAAACCGACCCGCAAGGAAACTGGCTGGTCCTGGCTAAGACGCGCGGCAAGATCCAGCCAGGCGAGAAGGTCATTCTCGAGAATCGCGAAGCACGCGAAGATACCGAACTGGAACTGCTGGCCAACCTGGGTGGTGGGCAGTGGGCCGTGAAGCCGCTGACCGAGGAGTCCCCGTTTGAAGTGCTCGAACGCGTGGGGCGAGTTCCACTTCCGCACTACATTCGCGGCGGCGAAATGATGCCTGAGGACTGGAAAGACTACCAAACGGTCTTTGCCGAAAACCCAGGGGCCGTGGCGGCTCCGACGGCTGGGCTGCATTTCACGCACGAACTCCTGAATAAGATCAGTGCCCAAGGAGTCGATCGGCAGTTTGTCACCCTGCATGTCGGCATGGGGACGTTTCGCCCGATTGGTGTCGACAACATCAACGAGCATGAAATGCACTTCGAGTACGGCGAAATCAATCAGGCCACCGTAGATCGCCTGAAAGAGGTCAAAGCCAACGGCGGCCGGGTGGTTTCCGTGGGAACGACCGCCACGCGAGTCTTGGAAACGGCTGCGGCAAGTGGCACGCTTGAGCCCTGGATGGGCAAAACGAATCTGTTTATTCGCCCTCCGTATCAGTTCAAGGCCGTTGATGTCTTGCTGACCAACTTCCACCTGCCCAAATCGACGCTTCTGATTCTGGTGCGGACGTTCGGTGGAGACGAACTTTTGCGTCAGGCATATCGAGAAGCGATCAACGAAGAATACCGCTTCTACAGCTACGGCGATGCGATGCTGATTTTGTAG
- a CDS encoding phosphoesterase codes for MSIAEVEQVLVVPTEKFHEIGQFQGFHDDVETYLDQLLTPEQMSFRPRDIMEKSPEFKQLIPYVIFEYKDDQGTKHVFQYVRGKGQGESRLHSKRSVGIGGHVSSEDAPNSDQDPFQQGMRRELEEEVSFKAPHEMVCAGLINDDESEVGRVHLGVVYLCKIERPEVMPNEEDILDAGFRPVGDLLAKLEEFETWSSICLKAIYG; via the coding sequence ATGAGCATTGCGGAAGTCGAACAGGTCTTAGTGGTTCCCACTGAGAAATTCCACGAGATCGGGCAATTCCAGGGATTTCACGACGATGTGGAAACCTACCTGGATCAACTGCTGACGCCAGAGCAGATGAGCTTCCGTCCGCGCGACATCATGGAAAAGTCGCCTGAGTTCAAGCAGCTCATCCCTTACGTCATCTTTGAGTACAAAGACGACCAAGGCACCAAGCACGTCTTCCAGTACGTCCGTGGTAAGGGACAGGGCGAGTCCCGCCTGCACAGCAAGCGCAGCGTAGGGATCGGCGGACATGTCTCCTCCGAAGATGCCCCTAACAGCGACCAGGACCCGTTCCAGCAAGGGATGCGTCGCGAACTGGAAGAAGAAGTCAGCTTCAAGGCCCCGCACGAGATGGTCTGTGCCGGCTTGATCAACGACGATGAATCGGAAGTTGGTCGCGTGCACCTGGGCGTCGTTTATCTCTGCAAGATCGAACGACCGGAAGTCATGCCCAACGAAGAAGACATCCTCGACGCCGGATTCCGTCCGGTCGGCGATCTTCTGGCCAAGCTCGAAGAATTCGAGACCTGGTCGAGCATCTGCCTGAAAGCGATCTACGGCTAA
- a CDS encoding cysteine desulfurase family protein, translating to MVTVDVRFTILAPIVPIYFDNHATTQVDPRVVEAILPTFTQTYGNPSSVGHLFGEEAKQLVETSQQSIAAAIGAETSEIVFTSGATESNNLAISGVLTQRRRRGNHVVTVTTEHKAVLDPLEQWEHQDFEVTRLSPRQAGDSLAGMLDTDQVRDAIRPDTALVSVMLANNEIGVIHPIAEIGQICKEQGVLLHCDATQAVGKIPVDVEHLGIDLMSFSGHKMYGPKGIGGLYVRKRNPRVRLQPAIFGGGQQRGMRSGTLNVPGIVGLAEAVRLSLAEIDQESQRLAHLREQLWSGLNERISGLHLNGPVLEAENARLAGNLNFAVEKVDGEALMMNVREIAVSSGSACTSANPQPSHVLRAIGLSEDLTRSSLRFGIGRFNTAQDVEFAVDVVARAVDKLRKLIA from the coding sequence ATGGTGACCGTTGATGTCCGGTTCACCATTTTGGCTCCCATCGTGCCCATCTACTTCGACAATCACGCTACTACCCAGGTCGACCCTCGCGTCGTCGAGGCGATTCTACCGACCTTTACTCAGACCTACGGCAATCCGTCGAGCGTCGGGCATCTGTTCGGGGAAGAAGCCAAGCAGCTTGTCGAAACATCACAGCAATCGATTGCCGCGGCAATTGGCGCCGAGACCAGCGAGATTGTCTTCACCAGTGGGGCCACTGAAAGCAACAATCTGGCCATCAGTGGCGTGCTGACGCAGCGTCGGCGACGCGGCAATCATGTGGTGACGGTCACGACCGAACACAAAGCGGTGCTCGATCCGCTCGAGCAGTGGGAGCACCAAGACTTCGAGGTCACACGGCTTTCGCCGCGTCAGGCCGGGGACTCGCTGGCCGGAATGCTCGATACGGATCAGGTGCGCGACGCCATTCGCCCTGACACGGCGCTCGTATCTGTGATGCTTGCCAATAACGAGATTGGCGTGATCCATCCGATCGCCGAGATCGGTCAGATCTGCAAAGAGCAAGGCGTGCTGCTGCACTGCGATGCGACCCAGGCCGTGGGGAAGATTCCCGTTGATGTCGAGCATTTGGGCATCGACCTGATGAGCTTCTCCGGGCATAAAATGTACGGGCCCAAAGGGATCGGTGGGCTTTACGTGCGGAAGCGAAATCCGCGGGTTCGTCTCCAGCCGGCTATCTTCGGCGGCGGCCAACAGCGGGGAATGCGTAGCGGAACGCTGAACGTCCCGGGCATTGTCGGCTTGGCGGAAGCTGTCCGCTTGAGCCTGGCCGAGATAGACCAGGAGTCGCAGCGGTTGGCCCACTTGCGAGAGCAGTTGTGGTCGGGGCTCAACGAGCGGATCAGTGGCTTGCACTTGAATGGGCCCGTTCTGGAGGCCGAAAACGCCCGTCTGGCGGGTAATTTGAACTTTGCGGTCGAGAAGGTCGATGGCGAGGCGTTGATGATGAACGTCCGCGAGATCGCCGTTTCGAGCGGGTCGGCCTGCACTTCGGCTAATCCCCAGCCTAGCCACGTGCTGCGAGCCATCGGACTATCCGAGGATCTGACGCGAAGCAGCCTGCGATTTGGGATCGGCCGGTTCAATACGGCCCAGGACGTGGAATTTGCCGTTGACGTTGTGGCCAGGGCGGTGGATAAACTGCGGAAGCTGATTGCCTAG
- a CDS encoding HesB/IscA family protein — MAVVITEKAAGEVKRILEDQKYEEGTKLRIGITAGGCSGFSYSLTLEKEFDEEKDSKYDYHGVEVVVDKKHALYLDGTTVDFYDGIDRRGFAFNNPNATRSCGCGSSFQA, encoded by the coding sequence ATGGCAGTCGTCATCACCGAAAAAGCGGCCGGCGAAGTCAAGCGAATCCTGGAAGATCAGAAGTACGAAGAAGGCACCAAGCTGCGTATTGGCATCACCGCTGGTGGTTGCAGCGGTTTCTCGTACAGCCTGACGCTGGAGAAGGAATTCGACGAAGAAAAGGATTCCAAGTACGACTATCACGGCGTTGAAGTCGTTGTCGATAAGAAGCACGCACTCTACCTCGACGGTACCACGGTCGACTTCTACGACGGCATCGATCGTCGTGGTTTCGCGTTCAACAACCCGAACGCCACGCGTAGCTGCGGTTGCGGCTCGTCGTTCCAGGCCTAA
- a CDS encoding phosphoglycerate dehydrogenase gives MPTVAVTGDHFHFPKQEYHGLLTKAGYEVRFVDPVKHDLNRSDVLLEQLAGCDAVMCSTEPYPANLLDKCSVRVLSRLGVGFDSIDLEAATANNIVVCRTPGILHESAAEQTLAFLFAIFRNVIERDRQVREGHWKRTCWPRLAGQTLGLLGLGLIGRCVAEKALGLGMKVIAYDPVAAPHDEIELVTLDRLWSQSDIVSLHAPCTPETANIINHVTLERMKRGMVLINTSRGGLVDEAALAEALQSGQVLAAGLDVFHDEPPRPDNPLLKLDNVILAPHMAGMDLESERAMATMAAENIMALHNGQWPAANIVNPEVQPNWKW, from the coding sequence ATGCCTACCGTAGCGGTTACCGGTGATCACTTTCACTTCCCCAAGCAGGAGTATCACGGCCTGTTAACCAAGGCCGGATACGAGGTTCGCTTTGTCGACCCCGTAAAACACGATCTCAACCGGTCCGACGTCCTGCTCGAGCAACTTGCCGGCTGCGATGCGGTAATGTGCAGCACCGAGCCCTATCCGGCAAATCTGCTCGACAAGTGCTCGGTCCGAGTCCTATCTCGTCTAGGCGTGGGCTTCGATTCAATCGATCTGGAAGCGGCTACCGCCAACAACATCGTCGTGTGCCGTACACCAGGCATTCTGCACGAGTCAGCAGCCGAGCAAACGCTGGCCTTCCTATTTGCGATCTTTCGGAATGTCATCGAACGTGACCGCCAGGTCCGCGAAGGGCATTGGAAACGAACCTGCTGGCCACGACTGGCAGGACAAACGCTAGGCCTTCTAGGACTAGGCCTGATCGGTCGCTGCGTTGCCGAAAAAGCCCTCGGCCTCGGTATGAAGGTCATTGCCTACGACCCTGTCGCGGCCCCACACGATGAAATTGAACTGGTGACACTCGATCGACTTTGGAGCCAGTCTGACATCGTCAGTCTGCACGCCCCGTGCACTCCAGAAACCGCGAATATCATCAATCACGTAACGCTTGAGCGAATGAAACGTGGTATGGTTCTCATCAACACGTCCCGCGGAGGGTTGGTCGACGAAGCGGCTTTGGCCGAAGCCCTTCAGTCGGGGCAGGTCCTTGCCGCGGGGTTGGATGTCTTTCACGACGAGCCACCACGACCGGACAATCCACTTTTGAAACTCGACAACGTCATCCTCGCCCCACATATGGCCGGGATGGATTTAGAATCGGAACGAGCCATGGCTACGATGGCTGCCGAGAACATCATGGCCCTGCATAACGGCCAGTGGCCGGCGGCAAACATTGTGAATCCCGAAGTCCAGCCGAACTGGAAGTGGTAA
- the cbiE gene encoding precorrin-6y C5,15-methyltransferase (decarboxylating) subunit CbiE: protein MSKTPRIFIVGIGDDGLDGLTSQSMRILGDAQVIIGNPQVLVHVEKLAAEKVPVSGDLTEIVEALEKHSDKDVVLLTSGDPLFYGVSRYLCDKLGKDRFHVIPHVSSMQLAFARIKESWDDAHLANLANQPLESVVAAARISEAIGLFTTEEIPPREVAKTLLGHDLDYFHAYVCENLGSPNECVTQGDLKEISEQTFGPLNVMILVRKPDVPDRPMSLVGKRKFGNPDDVFRQAKPKRGLLTPMEVRCIALSLMDLGDTSVVWDVGAGSGSVSIEAGMIAENGSIYAIEMDAEDHGLIRANIEAFGVKNVQAVLGKAPDAWADLPDPDCVFIGGTGRQVRGICEQAMTRIKPGGRIVCNLSSIENLAEVHQLFDNEMESAKVTMVNISHATYQLERHRFEASNPTFLVSAKKPLKKS from the coding sequence GTGAGTAAAACTCCCAGAATATTTATCGTAGGTATTGGCGACGATGGTCTCGACGGGCTGACGAGCCAATCGATGAGGATCTTGGGCGATGCTCAAGTCATTATCGGAAACCCTCAGGTCCTGGTCCACGTCGAGAAGCTTGCCGCCGAAAAGGTCCCTGTAAGTGGCGACCTGACTGAAATCGTGGAAGCGTTGGAAAAGCACAGCGACAAAGATGTCGTTCTGTTAACCAGCGGCGATCCCTTGTTCTACGGCGTGTCGCGGTACCTGTGCGACAAGCTAGGCAAAGACCGCTTCCATGTCATTCCGCACGTCAGCAGTATGCAGTTGGCTTTTGCGCGAATTAAAGAAAGCTGGGACGATGCCCATCTGGCCAACCTGGCGAACCAGCCACTCGAATCAGTCGTGGCTGCTGCTCGGATTTCCGAAGCGATCGGTCTGTTCACGACCGAAGAGATCCCACCGCGGGAAGTTGCCAAGACGCTGCTGGGGCACGATCTCGACTACTTCCATGCCTATGTTTGCGAAAACCTCGGTTCGCCCAACGAATGCGTCACGCAAGGTGATCTGAAAGAAATCAGCGAGCAAACGTTTGGCCCGCTCAACGTGATGATCCTCGTTCGCAAGCCAGACGTGCCGGATCGACCAATGTCGTTGGTGGGCAAGCGTAAGTTCGGTAACCCGGACGACGTCTTCCGTCAGGCCAAGCCCAAGCGTGGTCTGCTGACGCCGATGGAAGTTCGCTGCATTGCGCTTTCCCTGATGGACCTGGGCGACACGAGTGTCGTGTGGGACGTGGGTGCTGGTAGCGGAAGTGTCTCGATCGAAGCAGGCATGATCGCGGAAAACGGTTCGATCTATGCGATCGAAATGGATGCCGAAGACCATGGCCTGATTCGCGCCAACATCGAGGCCTTCGGCGTGAAGAACGTCCAGGCCGTGCTCGGGAAAGCTCCCGATGCCTGGGCCGATCTGCCCGATCCCGATTGTGTCTTCATTGGCGGAACCGGTCGCCAGGTTCGCGGTATCTGTGAACAGGCCATGACCCGAATTAAGCCGGGCGGGCGAATCGTTTGTAACCTCAGCAGCATCGAAAACCTGGCCGAAGTCCACCAACTGTTCGACAACGAGATGGAATCGGCCAAGGTCACGATGGTGAACATCTCGCACGCGACCTACCAACTGGAACGCCACCGCTTCGAGGCCTCGAACCCAACGTTTTTGGTGAGTGCTAAGAAGCCGCTGAAGAAGAGCTAA